Proteins encoded within one genomic window of Flavobacterium sp. NG2:
- a CDS encoding homocysteine S-methyltransferase family protein, giving the protein MPSIQEEIKKRILVLDGAMGTMLQRYNFSEEDFRGERFKDFPHSLKGNNDLLSLTQPVAIAEVHAAYFEAGADIVETNTFSGTTIGMADYHMEDLVYELNYESAKIARQVADEFTAKNPDKPRFVAGSIGPTNRTASMSPDVNDPGYRAVTFDDLRIAYKQQVEALMDGGSDLLLVETIFDTLNAKAALFAIEEVKEERGIDIPIMVSGTITDASGRTLSGQTVEAFLIAVSHIPLLSVGFNCALGADLLKPYLQTLSQNTSFNVSAHPNAGLPNAFGEYDETPEQMQAFIKEYLDDNLVNIIGGCCGTTPDHIRLIAEAAAKYKPRVSTATL; this is encoded by the coding sequence ATGCCAAGCATTCAAGAAGAAATCAAAAAAAGAATCCTCGTTCTCGATGGCGCCATGGGAACCATGTTGCAACGTTACAATTTTTCCGAAGAAGATTTTAGAGGCGAACGCTTCAAGGATTTTCCTCATTCTCTAAAAGGGAATAACGATTTATTGTCGTTAACACAACCCGTAGCTATCGCTGAGGTTCACGCTGCTTATTTTGAAGCAGGAGCAGATATTGTAGAAACCAATACCTTCTCAGGGACCACTATCGGTATGGCGGATTATCATATGGAAGATTTGGTGTATGAGTTGAACTACGAGTCGGCAAAAATTGCCCGTCAAGTAGCCGATGAATTCACCGCCAAAAATCCAGACAAACCTCGTTTTGTTGCCGGTTCTATCGGACCAACAAACAGAACAGCAAGTATGTCACCTGATGTAAACGACCCAGGATACAGAGCCGTAACTTTTGATGATTTGCGTATTGCTTACAAGCAACAGGTGGAAGCGTTGATGGATGGCGGAAGTGATTTGTTATTGGTAGAAACTATTTTTGATACCTTAAATGCTAAAGCTGCCCTTTTTGCTATCGAAGAAGTAAAAGAAGAACGCGGCATTGATATTCCAATCATGGTTTCAGGAACCATTACCGATGCTTCAGGAAGAACCCTTTCTGGACAAACGGTAGAAGCGTTTTTGATTGCTGTTTCGCACATTCCATTATTGAGTGTGGGATTCAATTGTGCTTTAGGAGCCGATTTATTGAAACCGTATTTACAGACCTTGTCTCAAAATACGTCATTCAACGTATCCGCACATCCAAATGCTGGATTGCCAAATGCCTTTGGAGAATACGACGAAACACCAGAACAAATGCAAGCTTTCATTAAAGAATATTTAGATGATAATTTGGTAAACATCATTGGTGGTTGTTGTGGTACGACTCCAGATCATATCCGTTTGATTGCTGAGGCTGCGGCAAAATATAAGCCTAGGGTTTCAACGGCGACGTTATAG
- the metH gene encoding methionine synthase, with translation MAAVEPRRNLVLSGLEPLIITPDSVFVNVGERTNVTGSRKFLRLIKEEKYDEALSIAKEQVEGGAQIIDINMDEGMLDGEYAMVKFLNLIAAEPDIARVPIMIDSSKWHIIEAGLKVAQGKCVVNSISLKEGEEQFIHHAKLIKRYGAAAIIMAFDEVGQADNYERRVEICQRSYDILVNKVNFPPQDIIFDLNIFPVATGMEEHRLNALDFFRGTKWVRENLPHAHISGGVSNVSFSFRGNDVVREAMHSVFLYHAIKEGMTMGIVNPEMLTIYDDIPKDLLEHVEDVILNRRDDATERLLDFAENVKGGPKATEKEIQEWRLGTVQERITHSLVKGVDAFIEEDVEEARQAATKPIEVIEINLMAGMNVVGDLFGSGKMFLPQVVKSARVMKKAVAYLLPFIEASKQAGDKEGNGKILMATVKGDVHDIGKNIVSVVLACNNYEIVDLGVMVAPEKIIAAAIEHEVDIIGLSGLITPSLDEMVFLAKELDKRGMNIPVMIGGATTSRAHTAVKIAPQYKATVVHVNDASRAVTVAGNLLDDNKETYTAGIRADYDAFRESFLNRSRDKNFLTIEDARKNKLQLDWANYTPKKPNFIGTKSFEVELEVLVPYIDWTPFFRTWELFGKYPAILTDEVVGEQATSVFADAKAMLEVILKEKKFVAKGIYGIFPANQVNDDDIQLYDENGKELEKFLTLRQQAQKTKGAPNIALSDFIAPKDNGVTDYMGAFCVTTGFGVDEWADEYRDNLDDYNSIMVKALGDRLAEAFAEYLHEQIRKEIWGYAPDEALTTEAMIEETYAGIRPAPGYPACPDHLEKPTIWKLLKVEEEIGVTLTESMAMWPAASVSGYYFANPESRYFGLGKIKEDQVIDYAKRRSISTDKATKWLSPNIAD, from the coding sequence ATGGCAGCAGTAGAACCAAGAAGAAATTTAGTTTTATCGGGATTAGAACCGTTGATTATTACGCCGGACAGTGTTTTTGTGAACGTTGGAGAGCGTACGAATGTTACAGGTTCTAGAAAATTCCTTCGATTAATCAAGGAAGAAAAATACGATGAGGCGTTGAGTATTGCGAAGGAGCAAGTTGAAGGTGGAGCGCAAATCATCGATATTAATATGGATGAGGGAATGCTTGATGGTGAATATGCGATGGTGAAATTCCTGAACTTAATTGCCGCTGAACCGGATATTGCTCGTGTGCCAATTATGATTGACAGTTCGAAATGGCATATTATCGAAGCAGGATTGAAAGTAGCACAAGGAAAATGTGTGGTGAACTCAATTTCGTTGAAAGAAGGCGAAGAGCAGTTTATCCATCATGCCAAATTGATTAAGCGCTACGGAGCTGCGGCGATTATCATGGCTTTTGACGAAGTAGGTCAGGCCGATAATTACGAGCGTAGAGTAGAGATTTGTCAACGTTCGTATGATATTTTGGTGAATAAAGTAAACTTTCCTCCGCAGGATATTATTTTCGATTTGAATATATTTCCGGTAGCAACGGGAATGGAAGAGCACCGTTTGAACGCATTGGATTTCTTTAGAGGAACCAAATGGGTTCGTGAGAATTTGCCACACGCACACATTAGTGGTGGTGTGAGTAATGTGTCGTTCTCGTTTAGAGGAAATGATGTAGTACGTGAGGCGATGCACTCGGTTTTCTTGTACCATGCCATCAAGGAAGGAATGACAATGGGAATTGTGAATCCAGAGATGTTGACGATTTATGACGATATCCCAAAAGATTTATTAGAGCATGTGGAAGACGTGATTCTAAATCGCCGTGATGATGCTACAGAGCGTTTGTTAGATTTTGCTGAAAACGTAAAAGGCGGTCCAAAAGCTACTGAGAAAGAAATTCAAGAATGGCGTTTGGGAACGGTTCAAGAAAGAATCACACACTCACTTGTAAAAGGAGTAGATGCCTTTATTGAAGAAGATGTGGAAGAAGCAAGACAAGCGGCAACCAAACCAATCGAGGTAATCGAAATCAACTTGATGGCAGGAATGAATGTCGTGGGGGATTTATTTGGTTCAGGTAAAATGTTTTTGCCACAGGTAGTAAAATCAGCACGTGTGATGAAAAAAGCCGTGGCGTATTTGTTGCCATTTATTGAAGCTTCGAAACAGGCAGGAGACAAAGAAGGAAACGGAAAAATATTGATGGCAACCGTAAAAGGGGATGTACACGATATTGGGAAAAATATTGTTTCGGTGGTATTGGCTTGTAATAATTATGAGATTGTAGATTTGGGTGTGATGGTAGCGCCTGAGAAAATTATCGCAGCAGCTATTGAACATGAGGTAGATATTATTGGTTTAAGTGGTTTGATTACACCTTCGCTAGACGAAATGGTGTTTTTGGCCAAAGAATTAGACAAAAGAGGAATGAATATTCCGGTAATGATAGGTGGAGCAACGACTTCGCGCGCGCATACTGCAGTGAAAATTGCACCACAATACAAAGCAACAGTAGTGCACGTAAATGATGCCTCGAGAGCGGTGACGGTGGCAGGGAATTTATTGGATGATAATAAAGAAACCTATACTGCTGGAATTCGTGCCGATTATGATGCTTTTAGAGAGTCGTTCTTGAACCGTTCGAGAGATAAAAATTTCTTGACAATTGAAGATGCTCGTAAGAACAAATTGCAGTTGGATTGGGCAAATTATACCCCTAAAAAACCAAATTTCATCGGGACAAAAAGTTTTGAAGTGGAATTAGAGGTATTAGTGCCGTATATTGACTGGACTCCGTTTTTTAGAACTTGGGAGTTGTTTGGGAAATACCCAGCGATTTTGACTGATGAAGTAGTAGGAGAACAAGCAACATCCGTTTTTGCAGATGCTAAAGCGATGTTGGAAGTTATCTTAAAAGAAAAGAAATTTGTAGCCAAAGGAATTTACGGAATCTTCCCAGCGAATCAGGTGAACGATGACGATATTCAGTTGTATGACGAAAACGGAAAAGAATTGGAGAAATTCTTGACCTTACGTCAGCAAGCACAAAAAACCAAAGGAGCACCAAATATCGCCTTATCTGATTTTATTGCACCCAAAGACAATGGCGTAACCGATTATATGGGAGCTTTCTGTGTAACAACAGGTTTTGGGGTTGATGAATGGGCGGATGAATATAGAGATAACTTAGACGATTACAATTCGATTATGGTGAAAGCCTTAGGAGACCGTTTAGCCGAAGCTTTTGCGGAATATTTGCACGAGCAAATTCGTAAAGAAATTTGGGGTTACGCTCCTGATGAAGCTTTGACAACTGAGGCGATGATTGAAGAGACTTATGCTGGAATTCGTCCTGCACCAGGATATCCAGCTTGTCCGGATCACTTGGAGAAACCAACGATTTGGAAATTATTAAAAGTAGAAGAAGAAATTGGTGTAACTTTGACCGAGAGTATGGCGATGTGGCCAGCGGCATCTGTATCAGGTTATTATTTTGCCAATCCAGAAAGTAGGTATTTTGGACTTGGAAAAATCAAAGAAGACCAAGTAATTGATTACGCAAAACGTAGAAGCATCTCGACTGACAAAGCCACAAAATGGTTGAGTCCTAATATAGCAGATTAA
- a CDS encoding KilA-N domain-containing protein encodes MDKIKQKVILNANGANIAVLHFGDDNDYLSLTDIAKFKNPDDAFIVVNNWLRSKDTILFIGLWEQLNNPNFKPIEFDRFKNEAGTNAFTLSPQKWISTTDAIGLVSKSGRYGGTFAHKDIAFEFASWVSAEFKLYIIKDYQRLKGDENSRLSLSWNLSRELSKINYRIHTDAIKENIIPSDISKKLKGIVYASEADVLNVALFGITAKDWRKQNPDSKGNIRDEASYHQLIVLVNMESMNAELIKLGLSQNERALRLNKMGIEQMTSLLKIEQKKLM; translated from the coding sequence ATGGATAAAATTAAACAAAAAGTAATATTGAATGCCAATGGAGCAAATATTGCTGTTTTGCATTTTGGAGATGATAATGATTATCTTTCATTGACCGATATTGCTAAGTTTAAAAATCCAGATGATGCTTTTATTGTTGTTAACAATTGGCTAAGGAGTAAGGATACAATCCTTTTTATAGGTCTTTGGGAACAATTGAACAATCCTAATTTTAAACCTATCGAATTCGATAGGTTTAAAAACGAAGCGGGAACAAATGCATTTACTTTGTCACCTCAAAAATGGATAAGCACGACAGATGCTATTGGGTTAGTATCAAAGTCGGGGAGATATGGTGGGACTTTTGCTCACAAGGATATCGCTTTTGAGTTTGCTTCTTGGGTATCGGCAGAGTTTAAATTGTATATAATTAAAGATTATCAAAGGCTTAAGGGAGATGAAAATAGTAGGTTATCTTTAAGTTGGAATTTGAGTAGAGAGTTATCTAAGATAAATTATCGAATTCATACAGATGCAATAAAAGAAAATATAATTCCATCTGATATTAGTAAAAAACTCAAAGGCATTGTTTATGCAAGTGAAGCTGATGTGTTGAATGTAGCCTTGTTTGGTATTACAGCCAAAGATTGGAGAAAACAGAATCCTGATAGTAAAGGAAATATTCGTGATGAGGCAAGCTATCATCAGTTGATTGTTTTGGTAAATATGGAAAGTATGAATGCAGAGTTAATCAAATTAGGATTGTCTCAAAACGAACGAGCATTAAGATTAAATAAAATGGGGATTGAACAAATGACTTCGCTTTTGAAAATAGAACAAAAGAAGTTGATGTAA